Proteins encoded by one window of Amaranthus tricolor cultivar Red isolate AtriRed21 chromosome 4, ASM2621246v1, whole genome shotgun sequence:
- the LOC130810150 gene encoding uncharacterized protein LOC130810150, with protein sequence MRTLDEQETTVVFEKLYKFVGNNLKNIVENPSYEGTNPDPGRYCFRLQKNRVYYASESLVKRATNVSKDNLVSLGVQIGKFTHHGNFHLTVHALSILAPNAKHKVWLKPTSEMSFLYGNPVLKAHLGRITEDINAGDGIVVYSMSDIPLGFGIASKSTKDVRKSDPQSIVVIHQADIGEYLRMEDEL encoded by the coding sequence ATGAGAACCCTAGATGAGCAAGAAACAACCGTCGTTTTCGAAAAGCTCTACAAATTCGTCGGCAACAATCTGAAGAATATAGTCGAAAATCCCTCTTACGAAGGTACAAACCCTGATCCTGGTCGATACTGTTTCCGATTGCAGAAGAATCGAGTTTATTACGCGTCTGAATCGCTCGTAAAACGAGCAACCAATGTTTCTAAAGACAACCTTGTTTCATTAGGagttcaaattgggaaattcacCCACCATGGAAACTTCCATTTAACTGTTCATGCTCTTTCTATCCTTGCACCCAATGCTAAGCATAAGGTATGGCTTAAACCCACTTCTGAAATGTCGTTTTTGTATGGAAATCCAGTTTTGAAAGCTCATTTAGGGAGAATTACTGAAGATATTAATGCTGGTGATGGGATTGTTGTTTATTCAATGTCTGATATTCCTTTGGGTTTTGGAATTGCTTCTAAATCTACCAAAGATGTTCGCAAATCTGATCCTCAAAGTATTGTTGTTATTCATCAGGCTGATATTGGTGAGTATTTGAGAATGGAGGATGAGCTTTAA